TTGTGGAAAGGAGGTTGTTGCATATGGTAGTTGTGGTTTAGCAAAGATGTTTATTACTAACCTTGCTCTATGTTCAAATCATGCAGATATTGGGTGGTGGCATGTCAACAAAGATGTGGGAGGTCACTGTCGAGCATGCAAAAACCTGTGTTCTCACTGACAAAGTGCATTACTACTATCCAGACAATCTAAACAAAACTGGTGTTGTGTTCAATGTTGTTGGAGAAGTGAGAGGGTTAATATCTGATAAGTTTGTTTCTGTTGATGATCTTACTGAAAAGGAGAAGGTATTCACGTTTCATCACTGTCTTAAGTTCCTTCGAACAAGTTCACCTGTTTTCCCTCCCCCTCCACCAGTTTTGACCTGGACCATCTGTATTTACACGTTTGCTATTTTCAGGCTGAAGCACGTGCAGCTGTGAAGCAAGCATATGACCACTGGAAGAATGTCTTAACATGTGACAATGAAACGCTTGTGGAAAATCCTTCGCAGCTCTTCAGTACGAGATCTccattttttcatgaaaatcaATATAACCAATTTCCCACACAAGTTGCTACTGATGATTTTTGTTTGAGTCATTCAACCATACCATCAGCTGACATTTTCTCTATGGAACCTTCGACTGCCTTAGACCCTTGTGCAGTGGACGCTGAGGAGAGCAATGAAAATCAATTTCAGTCAGAGTTACCCACACTTGGTGGCCATGAAGCACCTCAAGAATCTCAGACACTGGAGAAGTTCTCTAACTCATTGGTTTATGAGGACTGTGCCACTCATCCCTCATTCAGTGAAAGCTATTATAGCTGCGCAGATCCCAGCATATCCTTTGACACACAAGATCTTGGCGCTGCACTGAAAGGCTTCATTGCAACCATATCGAAGCCCAAGGCATATAGAGGATGGAGGACATTGTCTTATGTGTTAGGATGGATATTCTATACCAAGAAAATTGTTgcactaaagagaaagaaaaatgggaaatgaatattttaatttgagtttgTCTTGTTTAGTTAAACTGTGAAATATAAGTGGAGAGTAGATCATGCACAGAAGAGTCGTTTgttatcttttcttctttttgggcACAGTTGGCAACCTTATCTGCTGGTTTCATCAGCTGTATATGAGCTTTTTTATCATTAAGGTTTCTGATAAGTGCCTGTAAATAATCAGATGCAGTTTTGTACAGGGTGAGAGATATGCTGATATGCATATAATGTGCAAGTGTTGATGATGTTTTGGCCGAGTTTGCACAGTATCTTCTGCAGTAGGAAATTACTGTTGTGATGAAGCTATCTTTGAGATGGTTATGTTTCTGTACTTGAAAAAAGTTCATTTTCTGTCCTAGGACGGAACCTCTCATTCAACAGCCATATTCTTTTTCTCATTGTTCATCTGTTCAAGTTTGATTTGGTGCTTTTTCAAGAAAAGATATGgactgccaaaaaaaaaaaggtaaagaaGTCGAGCTGAGCTGAACCCCCAAGGGCCCAACTATACAGATGAACTGTACGAAATACTCCAGGTAGCAGTGGATGTTGATTAGAGGCTCAGAGAGACGTTGGGAAAGCACTAAAGTATTGCATAACCACCGTAAGACCCAAAGGAAAACTATAGAAAAGACACAGGTTTGGCATTCATTCGCAGTTGCAGTAGCCAACGTCTTTATTCTCTGATGACTCCCTGCCGAACCCTGCACCCAATCATAACATGACCGTGTGATTTGCAGAATCATCAGAAAAATAAGCTGATCTACGCCTAACCTGTGGCTCGTCCATAACCTCGTTTAAATTACAAGTGTATTagtttttttatgatgtgtGGGCCGGTCGGTTGATTCGTTGCTGCTGAGATGAATCCAGCAGAGTGACCACACCACCCAAGGGCCAAGGAATAAACAAgcgagaaagagaaagaaacacGAGGAGGTTCCCTAGATCCTTTCCTTGCAACTTTCGCCTTGCTTCTATGTCCCTGGAATCAAGTGTTCGAGTCTCCGTGTGGATCCCCGCTCAGTTTTAACCATCAGTTTTAAACATGGTGACACTCGATTAAGCATCTACTGCTATTTCTGTCGTTCTCGTGAGCACTACTATACGTACAACTTAGAATCGGACAGTTGAAACCATTTGAGGTGGTGGCTCGTAAGCACATGCAATAGTTGAAATACATAGTTGTAACATGGTTGTACGCAATTGATTGTACCTGGACCATTTTACTTTGTACAATAgaatcatctttttagttagaTCTCTGATCCAGTTTCATCTCTAAGCTACTCTAACTTATTTAGGATAATAACTATTGTTGTTGTAGTAGTAGTAGAATCATACTTCCTCCGTTCAAAAATACAACACACATTTTATTTTGGAAAGTCAAACTTTACATATTTTGATtaacaattaatcaaattataagtatatttagtgtataaaaattatacaactagaatCATATTTCACACTATATTAGTTTTATAGCAATAAACTATAATGAGCTGGTGAAATGTAGTTACTGCACCTTCTCGCTTCAATGTGGCTCTCTCATTCGTTTCTCTTCCATCTAATCCATCCCGGGGCTCATCTAATAGTTCGGGGAAAGCCGGATGAAGCGCCAACTGGAAACGAGGGCACCTGCATGCAGCATGCGTGATTGTGTTTGAAAAAACAGGATCGCCACGCCGCGCCGCTCGCAACGCAACGCAACGCAACCACCAAACCGCCGGCGGCCGGCCTCTGCATTCAAACGGGCACGCACGAGACTCTGGCAGGCTGGCTGGCTTTATGAACGCATGCACGCAGAGGAGAGGACGGGCATGGCCATATGGCATGATGGCCGTAATAACTCGGCGGCGACGCGGAGCAACCACCGCAGTACTAGACTACTAGCACTAGCACTCCGCACCAGTGCAGGAAACCACGAGCGGACGGCAGCACATGAAGCCGAGCAGAGGGTGGGAACCGAGCTTGACGCGGTGCCGTGCGGCGAGCTCCGGTTACGGAGGTGAGAGGAGCCGTCGGCCCGGTAGGTGACTGGGCGtcgcgtgcgtgcgtgtgtgtgGGGTGCCTCCTGCGTGAGTCATCGCGGAGTCAGCGCCTGCGCGGCGACGACATCTGTTTTTGCGCGTGCGCAGCCGCTGCCCTGCCGCGGCGCGTGCCTCCCCAGTCGCACCGCACCGACCGCTTCAAATCGCGCACCGGGAGGAGGCGCCCGGCTCACTCGGCTCCTCTTCTCGCTCCTCAGTGCTCACCTCGCCCATCTCCTCTGCGGCTCACTCACTTCACACTCCCACGAaaagcgaggaggaggaggaggagaaagagaggggaagTACTAACAAACAGCTACTGCGAGTGCgatggcggcgccggcgccgaagcAGGAGGAGCTGCAGCCGCACGCGGTCAAGGACCAGCTGCCCGCCGTCTCCTACTGCCTCACCAGCCCTCCCCCATGGCGTACGTCCTCCCCCAtcccctccatttcctcctgCATTTCCTTGCTCTGCTCCTGTCGCCGCCGTTGGCTGCGCGCATTGGTTCTGGGATCCCTCGGGTCTCTCTTCAACTGACGGCAATGCGATGCAGCGGAGGCCATCCTCCTCGGGTTCCAGCACTACCTCGTCATGCTCGGCACCACCGTCATCATCCCCACCGCGCTCGTCCCCCAGATGGGCGGCGGCAATGTACGCCcctcaaatctctctctctctctctctctctctctctctctctctctctctctctctctctctctctctcgttgtgTGACTGTGCTGCCGCCGGCGATGCGCCGAAGCCTGACGCGAAAGCTCGCTCCTTTCTCGGGCAGGAGGAGAAGGCGCGGGTGATCCAGACGCTGCTGTTCGTGGCCGGGATCAACACGCTCATGCAGAGCTTCCTAGGCACGCGCCTCCCCGCCGTCATCGGGGGCTCCTACACCTTCGTCGCGCCCACCATCTCCATCATTCTCGCCGGCCGCTACAACGGCATTGCCGATCCCCACGAGGTAGGTCGCCTTCTTCCCCGCGTGCTTCTGTTGCGTTTCTTTAACAGGTCTCTGTGCTGATGTGGTGGGCCTATGGCTGCAGAAATTCGTGCGCATCATGCGGGGGACGCAGGGCGCACTCATAGTGGCCTCCACCCTCCAAATCATCATGGGGTTCAGTGGCCTCTGGCGCATTGTCGTCAGGTTGGTcccactctcactctcactctcctcA
The nucleotide sequence above comes from Phragmites australis chromosome 4, lpPhrAust1.1, whole genome shotgun sequence. Encoded proteins:
- the LOC133915109 gene encoding calmodulin-binding protein 60 A-like isoform X4, which codes for MTSHLCARVLLEVKEEIESAFTNHAIMMTSVTDTVPCTSKNLQLQFMTKLSLPIFTGSKIEGEGSLSITIALVDALTKQVVAPGKESLMKVEIVVLEGDFEGGKDDNWTAQEFNNNIVREREGKGPLISGDVFVALIGGVGTVGELSLTDNSSWTRSRKFRLGARTVDGCFNGTRVQEAKTESFVVKDHRGELYKKHHPPFLEDEVWRLEKIGKEGAFHKRLDKEKIVTVKDFLTLLHLDAPRLRKILGGGMSTKMWEVTVEHAKTCVLTDKVHYYYPDNLNKTGVVFNVVGEVRGLISDKFVSVDDLTEKEKAEARAAVKQAYDHWKNVLTCDNETLVENPSQLFSTRSPFFHENQYNQFPTQVATDDFCLSHSTIPSADIFSMEPSTALDPCAVDAEESNENQFQSELPTLGGHEAPQESQTLEKFSNSLVYEDCATHPSFSESYYSCADPSISFDTQDLGAALKGFIATISKPKAYRGWRTLSYVLGWIFYTKKIVALKRKKNGK
- the LOC133915109 gene encoding calmodulin-binding protein 60 A-like isoform X3, with the protein product MTSHLCARVLLEVKEEIESAFTNHAIMMTRSVTDTVPCTSKNLQLQFMTKLSLPIFTGSKIEGEGSLSITIALVDALTKQVVAPGKESLMKVEIVVLEGDFEGGKDDNWTAQEFNNNIVREREGKGPLISGDVFVALIGGVGTVGELSLTDNSSWTRSRKFRLGARTVDGCFNGTRVQEAKTESFVVKDHRGELYKKHHPPFLEDEVWRLEKIGKEGAFHKRLDKEKIVTVKDFLTLLHLDAPRLRKILGGGMSTKMWEVTVEHAKTCVLTDKVHYYYPDNLNKTGVVFNVVGEVRGLISDKFVSVDDLTEKEKAEARAAVKQAYDHWKNVLTCDNETLVENPSQLFSTRSPFFHENQYNQFPTQVATDDFCLSHSTIPSADIFSMEPSTALDPCAVDAEESNENQFQSELPTLGGHEAPQESQTLEKFSNSLVYEDCATHPSFSESYYSCADPSISFDTQDLGAALKGFIATISKPKAYRGWRTLSYVLGWIFYTKKIVALKRKKNGK